A stretch of the Arachis stenosperma cultivar V10309 chromosome 6, arast.V10309.gnm1.PFL2, whole genome shotgun sequence genome encodes the following:
- the LOC130934041 gene encoding uncharacterized protein LOC130934041, with protein MVERYGIGYKPPSYHELRETQLKKAVNNVDEMLTEFKAEWKRTGCSIMSDGWTDKKRRSICNFLVNSPKGTVFLYSLDTSDISKTTDKVVKMLEDAIEFVGEENVVQIVTDNAANYKAAGERMMETRKSLYWTPCAAHCIDLILEDFEKKLKVHETTIKKGRKITTFIYSRSMLISMLRNFTKGKDLVRPSATRFATAYLTLTCLHDNKGPLMTMFTSADWKTTKVASTPEGIRVQNMALDSRLWKNIVICLKAAAPLITVLRLVDSDEKPAMGFIFEGMRNAKETIKTNFGCVKKRWKIQLHRPLHADAYYLNPHYHYEPNFMVDDADIKIGLYSCLKKLVPNQEERKKVGLQLPDFHYARGLFGNETAKSSRKTMLPAEWWDFYRDSCPELKKFAIRVLSLTCSSSGYERNWSAFKMVHTKRRNRLHQKKMNDLVYVMYNLKLKGKQIRKTPELEFDAVHSDDEWITEDVNENIAESVEHSHLPMNDNTNDDPNSNEFAIPGMNSNEFNMGKGGENEFIGDSQQNLIEEEDEHVNDDEDFVGRVEPEAERNDVSDEDGEDDDALENFVNEPLVSGSGVFKAEGHDCVAVRAVRSDEGRFLLVRLVHGYLVVPGIRIHEAEVLWPDAASTSPSIFGRGKASFGQALFRSV; from the exons ATGGTTGAGAGATATGGAATTGGCTACAAACCCCCTTCTTACCATGAGTTAAGAGAAACCCAATtaaaaaaagcagtgaacaatGTTGATGAAATGCTTactgaatttaaagcagagtgGAAGAGAACTGGTTGTTCAATCATGTCAGATGGATGGACTGATAAAAAAAGGCGTAGTATTTGTAATTTCTTGGTGAACAGCCCTAAAGGAACAGTTTTTCTTTATTCATTGGACACTTCTGACATCTCGAAAACAACGGATAAAGTTGTCAAAATGCTAGAAGATGCCATAGAATTTGTTGGTGAAGAGAATGTAGTCCAAATTGTTACAGATAATGCTGCTAATTATAAGGCTGCTGGAGAAAGAATGATGGAGACTAGAAAAAGTTTGTATTGGACACCATGTGCTGCACACTGCATAGATTTGATATTGGAGGATTTTGAAAAGAAGCTAAAGGTGCATGAAACAACCATAAAAAAGGGACGAAAAATCACCACTTTTATCTACTCTCGGAGTATGCTCATTAGCATGTTGAGGAATTTTACAAAGGGAAAGGACTTGGTTCGGCCAAGTGCCACAAGATTCGCCACTGCCTATTTGACTCTCACTTGTCTTCATGATAATAAAGGACCATTGATGACTATGTTTACTTCTGCTGATTGGAAGACAACTAAGGTTGCATCAACGCCTGAAGGAATAAGAGTCCAAAACATGGCCTTGGATAGTAGGCTATGGAAGAATATTGTCATATGCCTCAAGGCTGCTGCTCCTCTCATTACAGTCCTTCGCTTGGTTGATTCAGATGAAAAACCAGCCATGGGTTTCATCTTTGAAGGCATGAGAAACGCCAAAGAAACAATCAAGACTAACTTCGGTTGTGTTAAAAAAAG GTGGAAAATTCAATTGCATAGACCATTGCATGCAGATGCGTATTATCTTAATCCTCATTATCACTATGAACCAAATTTCATGGTTGATGATGCTGACATTAAGATTGGTCTATATAGTTGTTTGAAAAAATTGGTTCCTAACCAGGAAGAAAGGAAAAAGGTTGGTCTACAGCTTCCTGACTTTCATTATGCTAGAGGCCTCTTTGGTAATGAAACTGCAAAGAGTAGTAGGAAGACCATGCTACCTGCTGAGTGGTGGGACTTCTATAGAGATAGTTGTCCAGAACTAAAGAAGTTTGCTATCCGAGTTCTAAGCTTAACTTGTAGTTCATCTGGTTATGAGCGTAATTGGAGTGCATTTAAAATG GTTCATACAAAGAGAAGAAATCGGTTGCatcaaaagaaaatgaatgatTTAGTGTATGTGATGTATAATTTGAAGTTAAAGGGCAAGCAAATTAGAAAAACTCCAGAACTTGAATTTGATGCAGTGCATTCTGATGATGAGTGGATAACTGAGGATGTTAATGAAAATATTGCTGAAAGTGTTGAGCATTCTCACTTGCCAATGAATGACAATACTAATGATGATCCAAATAGTAATGAATTTGCTATTCCAGGTATGAATAGTAACGAATTCAACATGGGTAAGGGAGGTGAGAATGAGTTTATTGGGGATTCACAACAAAATTTAATCGAGGAAGAAGATGAACATGTGAATGATGATGAAGATTTTGTTGGCCGTGTTGAACCTGAGGCTGAAAGAAATGATGTTTCTGATGAAGATGGtgaagatgatgat GCCTTGGAAAATTTTGTTAACGAGCCTTTGGTGAGTGGCTCCGGCGTTTTTAAGGCCGAAGGGCATGACTGTGTAGCAGTACGTGCCGTCAGGAGTGATGAAGGCCGTTTTCTCCTCGTCAGGTTGGTGCATGGGTATTTGGTTGTACCCGGAATACGCATCCATGAAGCTGAGGTATTGTGGCCGGACGCAGCGTCTACTAGCCCGTCAATATTTGGTAGGGGGAAGgcatcttttgggcaggctttatTTAGGTCCGTGTAG